One window from the genome of Deinococcus sp. NW-56 encodes:
- a CDS encoding ATP-binding protein, with protein sequence MPPTLLVISGLPASGKTHLGSRLARELGWPFVSKDDYKAILHGHLPDLTRAQAGPLSFELMYHVAGVVLAAGGDVVLETHFYRGVSEPKIEGLARAHGARLVQLFCEAPLDELRQRHAARVASGARPYIDLPFDHAELPERACWTPLNLNGPLRRVETTQPQDIADLTRWVRDQG encoded by the coding sequence ATGCCGCCCACCCTCCTCGTCATCTCGGGACTTCCCGCCTCCGGCAAAACCCACCTCGGCTCGCGGCTGGCGCGGGAGCTGGGGTGGCCCTTCGTGAGCAAGGACGACTACAAGGCGATTCTGCACGGGCACCTGCCGGACCTGACCCGCGCTCAGGCCGGACCACTGAGCTTTGAGCTGATGTACCACGTCGCCGGGGTGGTGCTGGCGGCGGGGGGCGACGTGGTTCTGGAGACGCATTTCTACCGGGGCGTCAGCGAGCCGAAGATAGAAGGGCTGGCGCGGGCGCACGGCGCCAGGCTCGTCCAACTCTTCTGCGAGGCTCCGCTGGATGAGCTGCGGCAGCGACATGCGGCGCGGGTGGCCTCGGGTGCCCGGCCCTACATCGACCTGCCCTTCGACCACGCCGAGTTGCCGGAGAGGGCGTGCTGGACACCGCTGAACCTGAACGGGCCGCTCCGCCGGGTGGAGACCACCCAGCCCCAAGACATAGCCGACCTCACCCGCTGGGTGCGGGATCAGGGCTGA
- the groES gene encoding co-chaperone GroES: MLKPLGDRVLVEIVEEAEQKTAGGLYVPDTAKEKSQRGKVIAVGNGKMLDNGTRVALDVKEGDTVYFAKYGGTEVTLEGKNYSILSERDILAIVE, encoded by the coding sequence ATGCTGAAACCGTTAGGTGACCGTGTACTGGTCGAAATCGTCGAGGAAGCCGAACAGAAGACCGCCGGGGGCCTGTACGTGCCCGACACCGCCAAGGAAAAGAGCCAGCGCGGCAAGGTCATCGCCGTGGGCAACGGCAAGATGCTGGACAACGGCACCCGCGTGGCGCTGGACGTCAAGGAAGGCGACACCGTGTACTTCGCCAAGTACGGCGGCACCGAAGTGACGCTGGAAGGCAAGAACTACTCCATCCTCAGCGAACGCGACATCCTCGCCATCGTTGAATAA
- the trmH gene encoding tRNA (guanosine(18)-2'-O)-methyltransferase TrmH, producing MTPERYQKILRVLRRRQPTLTVLMDEVNKPHNLSAIVRTCDAVGVLQAHAVPPQGGHLAAFEGHTYAATSGSAHKWVPVQAHADAISAVRDLQGRGFQVLATHLSQRSVDYREPDYTRPTCVLLGAEKWGVSDEAAEAADANIVVPMFGMVQSLNVSVAAATILFEAQRQRLAAGMYDAPQLLPEDLTRLAFEWGYPDLAPGYRERGESYPALDEEGQIV from the coding sequence ATGACGCCCGAACGCTACCAGAAGATTCTGCGGGTCCTGCGGCGGCGCCAGCCCACGCTGACCGTCCTGATGGACGAGGTCAACAAGCCGCACAACCTCTCGGCCATCGTGCGGACCTGCGACGCGGTCGGCGTGCTGCAAGCCCACGCGGTTCCGCCCCAGGGCGGTCACCTCGCCGCCTTCGAGGGCCACACCTACGCGGCCACCTCCGGCAGCGCCCACAAATGGGTGCCCGTGCAGGCGCACGCGGACGCCATCAGCGCCGTGCGCGACCTCCAGGGCCGGGGCTTTCAGGTGCTCGCCACCCACCTCTCGCAGCGCAGCGTGGATTACCGCGAGCCCGACTACACCCGCCCCACCTGCGTGCTGCTGGGCGCCGAGAAGTGGGGTGTGTCCGACGAGGCCGCCGAGGCCGCCGACGCCAACATCGTCGTGCCGATGTTCGGGATGGTCCAGAGCCTGAACGTGTCGGTGGCCGCCGCGACCATCCTCTTCGAGGCGCAGCGCCAGCGCCTCGCCGCCGGGATGTACGACGCGCCGCAGCTTCTTCCGGAGGACCTCACCCGTCTCGCCTTCGAGTGGGGCTACCCGGACCTCGCCCCCGGTTACCGCGAGCGCGGCGAGTCCTACCCGGCACTGGACGAAGAGGGGCAGATCGTCTGA
- the lpdA gene encoding dihydrolipoyl dehydrogenase, translating into MTKQMDFDVLVIGAGPGGYHAAIRAAQLGLKVACAERDSVGGVCLNVGCIPTKALLHAGEQMAAARHASEFGLSFGEQTLNIAQLNGWKDGIVKKLTGGVSSLFKANKVTHLKGQASFVDEHTVRVGDQTYTAANIIIATGSEPARLPGIEVDQGRIVDSTGALVVPDPIPARMLCVGGGVISFEFAHVYNNLGSKVRIIEFLPNIIPGADADAVREFGKAMKKQGIEFETETKANSAVQKDDGIHVEIENVKTGEKRVEVFDRVLVAVGRRPRTDGLNAQAAGVHVTDRGFIPADQQQRTNVPHIYSIGDVASNPMLAHKAMKEGLVAAEVIAGKPAAQDAVAIPGVVYTSPELAWVGLTEIEAKEKGYQVKTGVFPLSASGRAMTLQQTDGFVKMVVEKDTDLLLGVHIVGPHASDMLGEASLALEMAATATDIALTIHAHPTLGETVLEAAEAVHKQAIHIMNR; encoded by the coding sequence ATGACCAAGCAGATGGACTTTGACGTGCTCGTGATCGGGGCCGGGCCGGGCGGCTACCACGCCGCGATCCGCGCGGCGCAACTCGGCCTCAAGGTGGCCTGCGCCGAGCGCGACTCGGTGGGCGGCGTGTGCCTCAACGTGGGCTGCATTCCCACCAAGGCCCTGCTGCACGCGGGCGAGCAGATGGCGGCGGCCCGCCACGCTTCCGAGTTCGGCCTCTCGTTCGGCGAGCAGACGCTGAATATCGCCCAGCTCAACGGCTGGAAGGACGGCATCGTCAAGAAGCTGACGGGCGGCGTGAGCAGCCTCTTCAAGGCGAACAAGGTGACGCACCTGAAGGGTCAGGCCTCCTTCGTGGACGAGCACACCGTCCGGGTGGGCGACCAGACCTACACGGCGGCGAACATCATCATCGCCACCGGGTCGGAACCTGCCCGCCTGCCCGGCATCGAGGTCGACCAGGGGCGCATCGTGGACTCGACCGGGGCGCTCGTGGTGCCCGACCCCATCCCCGCGCGGATGCTGTGCGTGGGCGGCGGCGTGATCAGCTTCGAGTTCGCGCACGTGTACAACAACCTCGGCTCCAAGGTCCGCATCATCGAGTTTCTGCCGAACATCATTCCCGGTGCGGACGCCGACGCCGTGCGCGAGTTCGGCAAGGCGATGAAGAAGCAAGGCATCGAGTTCGAGACCGAGACGAAGGCCAACTCCGCCGTTCAGAAGGACGACGGCATCCACGTCGAGATCGAGAACGTGAAGACCGGCGAGAAGCGGGTGGAGGTCTTTGACCGGGTGCTCGTGGCGGTGGGCCGCCGTCCCCGCACCGACGGGCTGAACGCGCAGGCGGCGGGCGTGCATGTCACCGACCGGGGCTTTATCCCCGCCGACCAGCAGCAGCGCACCAACGTGCCTCACATCTACTCCATCGGTGACGTGGCGAGCAATCCCATGCTGGCGCACAAGGCGATGAAGGAAGGGCTGGTCGCCGCCGAGGTCATCGCCGGAAAGCCCGCCGCGCAGGACGCCGTCGCCATTCCCGGCGTCGTCTACACCTCGCCCGAACTCGCCTGGGTGGGCCTGACCGAGATCGAGGCCAAGGAAAAGGGTTATCAGGTCAAGACCGGCGTGTTCCCCCTCTCGGCGTCGGGCCGCGCGATGACCCTGCAGCAGACCGACGGCTTCGTGAAGATGGTGGTGGAAAAGGATACCGACCTGCTGCTCGGCGTTCATATCGTGGGGCCGCACGCCTCGGACATGCTGGGCGAGGCCAGCCTCGCGCTGGAGATGGCGGCAACCGCCACCGACATCGCCCTGACCATCCACGCCCACCCCACCCTGGGCGAGACGGTGCTGGAAGCCGCCGAAGCCGTCCACAAGCAGGCGATTCACATCATGAACCGCTGA
- the hemW gene encoding radical SAM family heme chaperone HemW: MPALDPTVRHLYVHVPFCPTICPYCDFHVLTRRAGLVERYLERVEEEAARLADEYPVDLDTVYIGGGTPSFLRDAEITALVGSVRRHLGWGRAENTLEINPGTVSPARVALWRDLGFDRASVGVQSLDDATLRFLGRQHDARQAREAVRELVGAGFRVSGDLITAVPGQPLEADIRGLVELGVGHVSAYTLTIEPGTEFARRGVTVGEDDERRGFEETEARLTDLGFSRYEISNYARPGQESRHNLAYWEGRTYLGLGPGAAGHYPAGPGGEALTLRRTNPHLHDWLTGEGGEAEAILPEDYVTDALFMGLRLRAGLDLADLSRRSGVDVRTRYAVPIAANVERGLLVLEGERLRATPQGWWVLNRVVTDFLEA; the protein is encoded by the coding sequence GTGCCCGCCCTCGACCCCACCGTTCGCCACCTGTATGTCCATGTCCCCTTCTGCCCCACCATCTGCCCCTACTGCGACTTCCACGTCCTGACGCGGCGGGCCGGGCTGGTCGAGCGGTATCTGGAGCGGGTGGAGGAGGAAGCGGCTCGGCTGGCGGACGAGTACCCGGTGGACCTCGATACCGTCTATATCGGCGGTGGCACCCCCAGCTTCCTGCGCGACGCGGAGATCACGGCGCTGGTGGGGAGCGTCCGGCGTCACCTGGGCTGGGGCCGCGCCGAGAACACCCTGGAGATCAATCCGGGCACGGTCAGTCCGGCGCGGGTGGCCCTGTGGCGTGACCTCGGATTCGACCGCGCCTCGGTGGGCGTGCAGAGCCTGGACGACGCCACCCTGCGCTTTCTGGGCCGCCAGCACGACGCCCGGCAGGCGCGGGAGGCCGTGCGCGAGCTGGTAGGGGCGGGCTTCCGCGTGAGCGGCGACCTGATCACGGCGGTGCCCGGACAGCCGCTGGAGGCTGATATTCGCGGCCTCGTCGAGCTGGGCGTGGGGCATGTCAGCGCCTATACCCTCACCATCGAGCCGGGCACCGAGTTCGCCCGCCGGGGCGTGACGGTGGGGGAGGACGACGAGCGCCGGGGCTTCGAGGAGACGGAGGCCCGCCTGACCGACCTCGGCTTCTCCCGCTACGAGATCAGCAACTACGCCCGCCCCGGCCAGGAGTCGCGCCACAATCTCGCCTACTGGGAGGGGCGCACCTACCTGGGGCTGGGGCCGGGGGCGGCGGGGCACTATCCGGCGGGTCCGGGGGGCGAGGCCCTCACCCTGCGCCGCACCAACCCCCATCTCCACGACTGGCTTACGGGGGAGGGGGGGGAGGCCGAGGCCATTTTGCCCGAGGACTACGTCACCGACGCTCTCTTCATGGGGCTGCGGCTGCGGGCAGGACTCGACCTGGCCGACCTGTCGCGGCGCAGCGGGGTGGACGTGCGGACCCGCTATGCCGTGCCCATCGCCGCCAACGTGGAGCGCGGCCTGCTCGTGCTGGAGGGGGAACGGTTGCGGGCCACGCCGCAGGGCTGGTGGGTGCTCAACCGGGTGGTCACGGACTTCTTGGAGGCGTAG
- a CDS encoding peptidoglycan-binding domain-containing protein yields the protein MKFAPSLAALLASAALAAPTARDVNRAATRAAGALDGVLRTCPTSFARVGTPSKQCVGASGSVESLRGKLSAALGDDLYGVWRSRDGQRSVYNWVRTTGGYVYLRVQPDPEGRAGSLLYFDLPPESEGGAAATQAAPRVTVKPTPAPAATTPAPRPSPTPPAAQTPRPAPAATATPARSLAPVPFTRPLRLQAQRMNGADVRAAQDRLIALTRPSGGGRGDGWYGPVTAATVRAFQAANGLPVTGTLDRATWTRLFSEQARPFPASSIDLP from the coding sequence ATGAAGTTCGCCCCCTCCCTGGCCGCCCTGCTGGCCTCTGCCGCCCTCGCCGCCCCGACCGCACGGGACGTGAACCGGGCTGCGACCCGCGCCGCCGGGGCACTCGACGGTGTGCTGCGGACCTGCCCCACGAGCTTCGCGCGGGTGGGCACGCCGAGCAAGCAGTGCGTGGGCGCGAGTGGCAGCGTGGAGAGCCTGCGCGGCAAACTCAGCGCGGCGCTGGGAGACGACCTCTACGGCGTGTGGCGCAGCCGCGACGGCCAGCGCAGCGTGTACAACTGGGTCCGCACGACCGGGGGCTACGTGTATCTGCGCGTGCAGCCTGACCCCGAAGGCCGCGCCGGATCGCTGCTCTACTTCGACCTGCCCCCCGAGAGCGAGGGCGGCGCGGCGGCGACCCAGGCCGCGCCCCGCGTAACGGTGAAGCCCACGCCCGCCCCGGCGGCAACCACCCCGGCGCCCCGGCCGAGCCCCACACCTCCAGCGGCTCAGACTCCCCGCCCGGCTCCGGCGGCCACGGCCACGCCTGCCCGCTCGCTCGCCCCGGTTCCCTTTACGCGCCCCCTGCGGCTGCAAGCCCAGCGCATGAACGGTGCCGATGTCCGCGCGGCGCAGGACCGCCTGATCGCCCTGACCCGGCCCAGCGGCGGCGGGCGCGGCGACGGCTGGTACGGCCCGGTCACGGCGGCGACGGTGCGGGCCTTCCAAGCGGCCAACGGCCTGCCGGTGACGGGAACCCTGGACCGCGCGACGTGGACCCGGCTGTTCAGCGAGCAGGCCCGGCCCTTCCCGGCGAGCAGCATCGACCTGCCTTGA
- a CDS encoding 2,3-bisphosphoglycerate-independent phosphoglycerate mutase: protein MSDLMDTIRHLAKKTDSKILMVVLDGVGGLPLTVNGDTELAAATTPNLDALALESQLGQVELVGAGITPGSGPGHLSLFGYDPLRYVVGRGALSAVGIGVRLRAGDVAVRGNFASLGVGRVIADRRAGRPSDEKNAEIVARLRAAIPEIDGTPVEIYTESEHRFVVVFRSQGVDEAGQGLGANISDVDPQVTGVPPQTAVGSDPTSERTAFLVNEFVARAEAALADEPQVNGVLFRGYSDVPHFPSFADTYGLRAACIASYPMYKGLASLVGMDVLEVEGEEDALDGKVAALAAHWAEYDFFYFHVKKTDSTGEDGDFHAKVKKIELFDVLLPRLRELQPDVLCIVGDHSTPSKLASHSWHPVPLLINSRYGRKDLAARYTEEEAGKGSLGLRRGTDVMPLLMANALKLNKYGA from the coding sequence ATGAGCGACCTGATGGACACCATTCGCCACCTCGCCAAGAAGACCGACAGCAAGATCCTGATGGTCGTGCTCGACGGCGTGGGCGGCCTGCCCCTCACGGTGAACGGGGACACCGAACTCGCGGCGGCCACGACGCCCAACCTCGACGCGCTGGCGCTGGAGTCGCAACTCGGGCAGGTCGAACTCGTGGGCGCCGGAATCACGCCAGGCAGCGGGCCGGGGCACCTCAGCCTCTTCGGGTACGATCCGCTGCGCTACGTGGTGGGCCGGGGAGCACTCTCGGCGGTGGGCATCGGCGTGCGCCTGCGGGCCGGGGACGTGGCCGTGCGCGGCAACTTCGCCTCGCTGGGGGTGGGCCGGGTGATCGCCGACCGCCGCGCCGGGCGTCCCAGCGACGAGAAAAATGCCGAGATCGTGGCAAGGCTGCGGGCGGCCATTCCCGAGATCGACGGCACCCCGGTCGAGATCTACACCGAGTCCGAGCACCGCTTCGTGGTGGTCTTCCGCTCGCAGGGGGTGGACGAGGCCGGGCAGGGCCTGGGCGCCAACATCAGCGACGTGGACCCGCAGGTAACCGGCGTGCCGCCCCAGACGGCGGTGGGCAGCGACCCCACCAGCGAGCGCACCGCCTTCCTCGTCAACGAGTTCGTCGCCCGCGCCGAGGCGGCCCTCGCGGACGAACCGCAGGTCAACGGGGTGCTGTTCCGGGGGTACAGCGACGTGCCGCACTTCCCGTCCTTCGCGGACACCTACGGGCTGCGGGCCGCCTGCATCGCGTCCTATCCGATGTACAAGGGCCTCGCCAGCCTCGTCGGGATGGACGTGCTGGAGGTGGAGGGCGAGGAAGACGCGCTCGACGGCAAGGTGGCTGCGCTGGCCGCGCACTGGGCCGAGTACGACTTCTTCTATTTCCATGTCAAGAAGACCGACTCGACCGGCGAGGACGGCGACTTCCACGCCAAGGTGAAGAAGATCGAGCTGTTCGACGTCCTGCTGCCCCGCCTGCGCGAGTTGCAGCCCGACGTGCTGTGCATCGTGGGCGACCACTCCACCCCCAGCAAGCTCGCCAGCCACTCCTGGCACCCCGTGCCGCTGCTGATTAATAGCCGCTATGGCCGCAAGGACCTGGCCGCCCGTTACACCGAGGAGGAGGCGGGGAAGGGCAGCCTGGGCCTGCGCCGGGGCACCGACGTGATGCCGCTGCTCATGGCGAACGCGCTGAAGCTGAACAAGTACGGCGCGTAA
- a CDS encoding TerC family protein codes for MFNLELPPFNAETWAILGTLLLLEGLLSADNALVLAVMVRHLKGDLARKALAYGIGGAVVLRILGVLLASYVLEYWWLRAFGALYLAYLAISHFTKRGHSEDEAAASARGRGFWATVVLLNLTDLAFSVDSILAGVALIPRDMPREQGLTIVVIGGVMGLILMRIAATLFLKLLNRYPALDNVAYALVGWIAVKLGVETLEAAHEVFPAVPTFHMPQPLFWTVMVAIAVIGTFIATRKPAMSEPAAERKAEAIVGEMDATVADAADGRVDGR; via the coding sequence ATGTTCAATCTCGAACTGCCTCCTTTCAATGCCGAGACGTGGGCGATTCTCGGCACCCTGCTGCTGCTGGAAGGTCTGCTCTCGGCGGACAACGCCCTCGTCTTGGCCGTCATGGTGCGGCACCTCAAGGGTGACCTTGCCCGCAAGGCGCTGGCCTACGGCATCGGCGGTGCGGTCGTGCTGCGGATTCTAGGCGTGCTGCTGGCTTCCTACGTGCTGGAATACTGGTGGCTGCGGGCCTTCGGTGCCCTGTACCTCGCCTACCTCGCCATCAGCCACTTCACCAAGCGGGGGCACAGCGAGGACGAGGCCGCCGCGAGTGCGCGGGGCCGGGGTTTCTGGGCCACCGTGGTGCTGCTCAACCTCACGGACCTCGCCTTCTCGGTGGATTCCATCCTGGCGGGCGTGGCGCTCATCCCGCGCGACATGCCGCGCGAGCAGGGCCTGACCATCGTGGTGATCGGCGGCGTGATGGGGCTGATCCTGATGCGAATCGCGGCCACCCTCTTCCTGAAGCTGCTCAACCGCTACCCGGCGCTCGACAACGTGGCCTACGCGCTGGTGGGCTGGATCGCGGTGAAGCTCGGCGTGGAGACACTGGAAGCCGCCCACGAGGTCTTCCCGGCGGTGCCCACCTTCCACATGCCGCAGCCCCTCTTCTGGACCGTGATGGTCGCCATCGCCGTGATTGGCACCTTTATCGCCACCCGCAAGCCCGCCATGAGTGAGCCCGCCGCCGAGCGCAAGGCGGAAGCCATCGTGGGCGAGATGGACGCCACCGTCGCCGACGCCGCCGACGGCCGGGTGGACGGGCGCTGA
- a CDS encoding diguanylate cyclase codes for MPRPDILTRSAFEAAFEELRGAPVTLALLDLDHFKTLNDALGHTEGDRVLRGVERLLSGSLPTGSVIGRLGGDEYAALLPETAAETALILLDEVIRHFHIHRDPHWPRTLGLSVGLAARPAHAHTFADLQRAADEALLRAKREGRGRACIYVESKMVLKSNYYPKSQLERLSKLSGALGRTEASLLREALDDLVEKYRGEL; via the coding sequence ATGCCCAGACCCGACATCCTGACCCGCTCCGCGTTCGAGGCCGCGTTCGAGGAGCTGCGCGGCGCCCCCGTGACCCTGGCCCTGCTCGACCTCGACCACTTCAAGACGCTCAACGACGCGCTGGGGCATACCGAGGGAGACCGGGTACTGCGCGGCGTCGAGCGGCTGCTCTCGGGCAGCCTGCCCACCGGCAGCGTGATCGGGCGGCTGGGGGGTGACGAGTACGCGGCCCTCCTCCCCGAGACGGCGGCGGAAACGGCCCTGATCCTCCTCGACGAGGTGATCCGGCACTTCCACATCCACCGCGACCCCCACTGGCCGCGCACGCTGGGCCTGAGCGTGGGGCTGGCGGCGCGGCCTGCCCATGCCCACACCTTTGCCGACCTGCAACGCGCCGCCGACGAGGCGCTGCTGCGGGCCAAACGCGAGGGGCGGGGCCGGGCCTGCATCTATGTGGAGAGCAAGATGGTCCTGAAGTCCAACTATTACCCCAAGAGTCAGCTTGAGCGCCTCTCCAAACTGTCGGGGGCGCTGGGCCGCACCGAGGCGTCCTTGCTGCGGGAAGCGCTGGACGATCTGGTGGAGAAGTACCGGGGGGAGCTGTGA
- the groL gene encoding chaperonin GroEL (60 kDa chaperone family; promotes refolding of misfolded polypeptides especially under stressful conditions; forms two stacked rings of heptamers to form a barrel-shaped 14mer; ends can be capped by GroES; misfolded proteins enter the barrel where they are refolded when GroES binds) yields the protein MPKQLVFDESARRSLERGVNAVANAVKVTLGPRGRNVVIEKKFGSPTITKDGVTVAKEIELEDKLENIGAQLLKEVASKTNDITGDGTTTATVLGQAVVKEGLRNVAAGANPLALKRGIDKAVAVAIEEIKKLAVPVEDSDAIKKVAGISANDEAVGQEIANAMDKVGKEGVITIEESKGFDTEVDVVEGMQFDKGYISPYFITSPDTMEAVLEDAYILINEKKVSALKDLLPVLEKVAQTGRPLLIIAEDVEGEALATLVVNKLRGTLNIAAVKAPGFGDRRKEMLRDIAAVTGGQVVSEDLGHKLENVGMDMLGRAARIRITKDETTIVDGRGNQAEIDARVNAIKAELDSTDSDYAREKLQERLAKLAGGVAVIRVGAATETELKEKKHRYEDALSTARSAVEEGIVAGGGTTLLRVIPAVRAAAEGLTGDEATGARILIRALEEPARQIAVNAGEEGSVIVNAVINSDKVRYGFNAATGEYVEDMVAAGIVDPAKVTRTALQNAASIGALILTTEAIVSDKPEKEKAAPAGGMGGGDMGGMDF from the coding sequence ATGCCCAAACAGCTTGTGTTTGACGAATCCGCCCGTCGTAGCCTTGAGCGCGGCGTCAACGCCGTCGCCAACGCCGTCAAGGTGACCCTGGGGCCGCGCGGCCGCAACGTGGTCATCGAGAAGAAGTTCGGCTCCCCCACGATCACCAAGGACGGCGTGACCGTCGCCAAGGAGATCGAGCTGGAGGACAAGCTCGAGAACATCGGCGCCCAGCTCCTCAAGGAAGTCGCCTCCAAGACGAACGACATCACGGGTGACGGCACCACCACCGCCACCGTGCTGGGTCAGGCCGTCGTGAAGGAAGGCCTGCGCAACGTGGCCGCCGGGGCCAACCCCCTCGCCCTGAAGCGCGGCATCGACAAGGCTGTGGCCGTCGCCATTGAGGAGATCAAGAAGCTCGCCGTGCCCGTCGAGGACAGCGACGCGATCAAGAAGGTCGCCGGAATCAGTGCCAACGACGAGGCCGTCGGCCAGGAAATCGCCAACGCGATGGACAAAGTCGGCAAGGAAGGCGTCATCACCATTGAGGAGTCCAAGGGCTTCGACACCGAAGTGGACGTCGTGGAAGGGATGCAGTTCGACAAGGGCTACATCAGCCCCTACTTCATCACCAGCCCCGACACGATGGAAGCCGTCCTCGAAGACGCCTACATCCTGATCAACGAGAAGAAGGTCAGTGCCCTCAAGGACCTGCTCCCCGTGCTGGAAAAGGTCGCGCAGACAGGCCGCCCCCTGCTGATCATCGCCGAGGACGTGGAAGGTGAAGCGCTCGCCACGCTGGTCGTGAACAAGCTGCGCGGCACCCTGAACATCGCTGCGGTCAAGGCCCCCGGCTTCGGTGACCGCCGCAAGGAAATGCTGCGCGACATCGCTGCCGTGACCGGTGGGCAGGTCGTCTCCGAGGACCTCGGCCACAAGCTGGAGAACGTCGGCATGGACATGCTGGGTCGCGCCGCCCGCATCCGCATCACCAAGGACGAGACCACCATCGTGGACGGCCGGGGCAACCAGGCCGAGATCGACGCCCGCGTGAACGCGATCAAGGCTGAACTCGACTCCACCGACTCCGACTACGCCCGCGAGAAGCTCCAGGAGCGCCTCGCCAAGCTGGCGGGCGGCGTGGCCGTGATTCGCGTCGGCGCCGCGACCGAGACCGAACTCAAGGAGAAGAAGCACCGCTACGAGGACGCCCTCTCCACCGCCCGCTCGGCGGTCGAGGAAGGCATCGTCGCGGGCGGCGGCACCACGCTGCTGCGCGTCATCCCCGCTGTCCGTGCGGCCGCTGAAGGCCTGACGGGTGACGAGGCGACCGGTGCCCGCATCCTGATCCGCGCTCTGGAAGAGCCCGCCCGCCAGATCGCCGTGAACGCGGGCGAGGAAGGCAGCGTTATCGTGAACGCCGTCATCAACTCCGACAAGGTCCGCTACGGCTTCAACGCCGCGACCGGCGAGTACGTCGAGGACATGGTCGCCGCTGGCATCGTCGACCCCGCCAAGGTGACCCGCACGGCCCTCCAGAACGCCGCCAGCATCGGTGCGCTGATCCTGACCACCGAGGCCATCGTCTCCGACAAGCCCGAGAAGGAAAAGGCGGCCCCCGCGGGCGGCATGGGCGGCGGCGACATGGGCGGGATGGACTTCTAA
- a CDS encoding nucleoside deaminase, with protein MSQGSWVRSPWDDALAEAWAGYGHGSYPIGAVVVDPQGKVIARGRNRLGEGRAVERGFISGHDLAHAEINALLNLREVPRPEVYGWTVLTTVEPCPQCAGAIAMSGLRAVEYAAPDPWAGCTRLLTDDPYVARKGIRVGRAPEAVQSAALRLALVGFLEEGHAALESSLLREYRRTHPLDLRAAEHLHASGTLAALRSRQAPFAQARPLLLEVPA; from the coding sequence GTGAGTCAGGGCTCCTGGGTACGGTCCCCCTGGGACGACGCCTTGGCCGAGGCGTGGGCGGGGTACGGCCACGGCTCCTACCCCATCGGGGCCGTCGTGGTGGACCCGCAGGGCAAGGTGATCGCGCGGGGGCGCAACCGACTGGGCGAGGGGCGGGCCGTCGAACGGGGCTTTATCTCCGGCCACGACCTCGCGCACGCCGAGATCAATGCCCTGCTGAACTTGCGGGAGGTGCCGCGCCCGGAGGTGTACGGCTGGACGGTCCTCACAACGGTGGAACCCTGCCCGCAGTGCGCGGGGGCCATCGCCATGAGCGGCCTGCGGGCGGTCGAGTACGCCGCGCCCGACCCGTGGGCGGGCTGCACCCGGCTGCTGACGGACGATCCCTACGTCGCCCGCAAGGGGATTCGGGTGGGCCGGGCGCCGGAGGCCGTGCAGTCGGCGGCGCTGCGGCTGGCGCTCGTCGGCTTTCTGGAGGAAGGCCACGCGGCGCTGGAGTCCTCGCTGCTGCGCGAGTACCGGCGGACGCACCCGCTGGATCTGCGGGCGGCGGAGCACCTGCACGCTTCCGGCACGCTGGCGGCGTTGCGGTCCCGGCAAGCGCCCTTCGCCCAGGCCCGGCCGCTGTTGCTGGAGGTGCCCGCGTGA